One genomic segment of Artemia franciscana unplaced genomic scaffold, ASM3288406v1 PGA_scaffold_58, whole genome shotgun sequence includes these proteins:
- the LOC136042042 gene encoding uncharacterized protein LOC136042042 codes for MSPSTESSKSGVDKDWCRKPWLKVWDAPNELSHGQLMPLLKKWKPANVYSSYHPIIVLLVLCKLLEILILSNARHCCQIPNHQFGFMVELGCADALFALAAILSDSEPLLIGSFDVSWALDLSVHAQILLET; via the exons ATGTCTCCCAGTACTGAATCTTCTAAGTCTGGAGTTGACAAAGACTGGTGCAGGAAACCCTGGCTCAAAGTATGGGATGCACCTAACGAGTTGAGTCACG GGCAACTTATGCCCCTTCTGAAAAAATGGAAGCCAGCTAATGTATACTCCTCATACCACCCAATTATAGTGTTGCTGGTATTATGCAAGCTTCTAGAAATACTTATATTGTCAAATGCTAGACACTGTTGTCAAATACCAAACCACCAGTTTGGTTTTATGGTAGAGCTTGGTTGTGCTGATGCTCTCTTTGCCCTTGCTgctattttgtctgattctgagCCACTACTTATTGGCTCATTTGATGTGAGCTGGGCTTTGGACTTGTCAGTGCACGCACAGATCCTTCTAGAAACATAA
- the LOC136042053 gene encoding uncharacterized protein LOC136042053, with product MFEEPDWPGADSLSSLNASAISIEKNDASSGKKAKKVKNKTNRAPIVIPEEPGNEETMKNSTREKKKIQNLKKEIVANENKNEQNESVDHRQGKSNKDLKRNKNREHKDFETKLFDSSVSEFSGSNNMEIVPVEEKNYSADNLTDNSKSSLFQNNNNNKGKKRKMKKIENISNKIAMNKGIQDYSFVENDAAYSENKSLEADSLGGNSSASIQNLSEETRRNKRKKRNRKNGDKVVADEGAEENSASFAGVEPELMSHESKRAKNFGSSYGDTLRGKLVSSRFRYLNEYLYTSTSEDALKKFRQDPESFDVYHKGFQLQVAKWPTNPMNIIMKYIQKLPKGDIADFGCGDAQIAKSLPDRKVYSFDLVAHNDLVTACDMAHVPLKNASVDLAVFCLSLMGTNLSDFIMEANRVLKVGGFLLLAEVTSRCNDIDGFLRALEKFGFKLLKKNVENTHFFFAAFKKVTSTGNKAKLPKIYLKPCFYKKR from the coding sequence ATGTTTGAGGAACCAGATTGGCCTGGTGCTGACAGTTTAAGTTCTTTGAATGCAAGTGCCATATCCATTGAGAAAAATGATGCTAGCAGTggtaaaaaagctaagaaagtgaagaataaaacaaacagagctCCAATAGTTATCCCAGAGGAACCAGGAAACgaagaaactatgaaaaacagtacaagagaaaagaagaaaatccagaatttgaaaaaggaaattgtggcgaatgaaaacaaaaatgaacaaaatgaatCTGTAGATCATCGTCAAGGCAAAAgcaataaagatttaaaaaggaataaaaatagaGAACATAAAGATTTTGAAACAAAGCTTTTTGACAGTAGTGTAAGTGAATTCAGTGGTAGTAACAACATGGAAATTGTCCCTGTTGAGGAGAAAAACTACAGCGCCGACAATTTAACTGACAATAGTAAGTCAtctttgtttcaaaataataataataataaaggtaaaaaaaggaaaatgaaaaaaatagaaaatatttctaataaaatagcAATGAATAAAGGAATACAAGACTattcttttgtggaaaatgaTGCTGCATATTCTGAAAACAAATCTCTTGAGGCTGACAGTTTAGGTGGTAATAGTTCAGCCTCTATTCAAAATCTTAGTGAAGAAACCAGAAgaaataaaaggaagaaaaggaacagaaaaaatGGTGACAAAGTAGTTGCTGATGAAGGAGCAGAAGAAAACTCTGCAAGTTTTGCAGGAGTAGAACCCGAGTTGATGTCTCATGAGTCAAAGCGAGCTAAAAATTTTGGTTCCAGCTATGGTGATACTTTGAGAGGAAAGCTGGTATCGTCCCGGTTTAGatatttaaatgaatatttgtaCACTTCTACAAGTGAAgatgcattaaaaaaatttaggcaAGATCCTGAATCCTTTGATGTGTACCATAAAGGATTTCAACTTCAAGTTGCCAAGTGGCCAACAAATCCCATGAATATAATTatgaaatatatacaaaagcTTCCAAAAGGGGATATTGCTGATTTTGGCTGTGGAGATGCCCAAATTGCCAAATCGCTACCCGACAGAAAAGTTTACTCCTTTGATCTAGTTGCTCACAATGACCTTGTCACAGCTTGTGATATGGCTCATGTTCCACTAAAAAATGCCTCAGTTGACCTGGCAGTATTCTGTTTATCCTTAATGGGTACTAATCTTAGTGATTTCATTATGGAAGCGAATCGTGTTTTGAAAGTTGGGGGGTTCCTTCTTCTAGCAGAGGTTACAAGCCGTTGCAACGACATCGATGGATTTCTTAGAGCTTTAGAAAAGTTTGGATTTAAGCTTTTGAAAAAGAACGTTGAAAATacacattttttctttgctgcttTCAAAAAAGTGACAAGCACTGGTAATAAGGCCAAATTGCCTAAGATTTATCTTAAACCATGCTTTTATAAAAAACGCTAA